One Pseudoalteromonas sp. NC201 DNA segment encodes these proteins:
- a CDS encoding tetratricopeptide repeat protein codes for MKMFKKITLVSALFSTGLIAPSLISVIPNVNLATAYADSETKTKRVPALREKVYSQLARAQKLADDGQVAEGLAALDSVKERVSSMNSYEVAMMYNFYGFIYYNENKLDKAIESFKAVIAEESIPESLRLSTTFSLAQLAMANNDFESTLSFLDQWKEANTQAPKSNFYILKAQAQYQLKKYNDAISNINTAIDLVESDGELPKENWLVLQRAIYYSLNQPKKVADVLEKMVTLYDKPQYWIQLGGMYGEIGAEKKQLATFETAKQRGFIKSKSDYMQLAQVYLMNALPFKAAEALDNGIKAGVVEDSAKNLTFIAEAFVQAREDKKSLPFFLAATKKVEHGNLDQRLAEIYLNLEQYDEAADHARLALNKGDLTFESNAYVALGMAQFNLQNFDASILAFEQAEKHKKSANLAKQWIKYVKREKVHAETLKQALL; via the coding sequence ATGAAAATGTTTAAAAAAATTACGTTAGTAAGTGCGTTATTTAGCACAGGTTTAATAGCGCCGAGTCTCATTTCAGTCATACCAAATGTTAATTTGGCAACGGCTTATGCTGACTCAGAAACTAAAACCAAGCGTGTGCCCGCGCTACGCGAAAAAGTGTATAGTCAACTGGCCCGCGCGCAAAAACTTGCAGACGACGGGCAAGTTGCAGAAGGCCTCGCCGCATTAGATTCGGTGAAAGAACGCGTTTCGAGTATGAATAGCTACGAAGTGGCAATGATGTATAACTTCTATGGCTTTATTTATTACAACGAAAACAAGCTCGACAAGGCCATCGAATCTTTCAAAGCAGTTATTGCGGAAGAATCTATTCCTGAGTCCCTGCGTCTTTCTACGACATTTAGCTTGGCTCAATTGGCCATGGCAAACAATGATTTTGAAAGTACATTATCATTCCTTGATCAGTGGAAAGAAGCTAATACCCAGGCCCCAAAAAGCAACTTTTATATTTTAAAAGCGCAAGCACAATATCAACTAAAAAAATATAATGATGCGATAAGCAATATAAATACTGCGATTGATTTAGTTGAATCCGACGGTGAACTACCAAAAGAAAACTGGTTAGTTCTTCAGCGAGCGATATATTACTCATTAAATCAGCCAAAAAAAGTAGCAGATGTTTTAGAGAAAATGGTTACCCTCTATGACAAACCACAATACTGGATCCAGCTTGGCGGCATGTACGGTGAAATAGGTGCCGAGAAAAAACAGCTTGCAACATTTGAAACTGCAAAGCAAAGGGGCTTTATAAAATCGAAATCTGATTATATGCAACTTGCTCAAGTCTATTTAATGAACGCCTTGCCTTTTAAAGCAGCGGAAGCACTCGATAACGGAATAAAAGCAGGTGTCGTTGAAGACAGCGCCAAAAACCTAACTTTTATCGCAGAAGCATTCGTTCAAGCAAGAGAAGATAAAAAGTCACTACCTTTCTTCCTAGCAGCAACTAAAAAAGTTGAACATGGCAATTTAGATCAGAGACTTGCAGAGATCTACTTAAATCTTGAACAATATGATGAAGCCGCAGATCACGCCCGACTTGCTCTCAATAAAGGCGATTTAACGTTTGAGTCTAACGCCTATGTCGCACTTGGAATGGCACAGTTTAACCTGCAAAACTTTGATGCTTCTATATTGGCCTTCGAACAAGCTGAAAAGCACAAAAAATCAGCAAACCTCGCTAAGCAATGGATTAAATATGTGAAGCGGGAAAAAGTTCATGCTGAAACATTAAAACAAGCTTTATTATAA
- a CDS encoding energy transducer TonB, which yields MRYLIALVIAGIVTFFLFLGMQALIQGGEGAMTDPVKGQVLDFVRLKKEETVEKKERKPQKPPTPKEPPPPMDAPQTQNNNLDATGGNFDFSANVDADVDLASGLALESSDGEYLPIVKVAPVYPRRALSRGIEGYVIVEFIVTKQGTVRNPVVVSAEPESIFDQAALDAALKFKYKPRVVNGEPVEVAGVQNKISFQING from the coding sequence ATGCGTTACTTAATTGCTTTAGTAATTGCAGGCATAGTTACCTTTTTCCTTTTCTTGGGTATGCAAGCGCTTATCCAAGGAGGGGAAGGAGCAATGACAGATCCTGTAAAAGGACAAGTACTAGATTTCGTCCGTCTTAAAAAAGAAGAGACGGTGGAGAAAAAAGAGCGTAAGCCACAAAAGCCACCAACACCTAAAGAGCCGCCTCCACCAATGGATGCACCACAAACCCAGAACAACAATCTTGACGCAACAGGCGGCAACTTTGATTTTAGTGCCAATGTGGACGCTGACGTAGATTTGGCGAGTGGTTTAGCACTTGAGTCCAGTGATGGTGAATATCTGCCAATCGTTAAAGTTGCGCCGGTATATCCAAGACGTGCTTTATCACGCGGAATTGAGGGGTATGTGATTGTTGAGTTCATTGTAACTAAACAAGGCACTGTGAGAAACCCTGTTGTAGTAAGCGCCGAACCGGAATCAATCTTTGACCAAGCAGCGCTTGATGCGGCATTGAAATTTAAATACAAACCTCGCGTAGTAAACGGTGAACCGGTTGAAGTTGCGGGTGTTCAAAATAAGATTTCATTTCAAATTAATGGCTAA
- a CDS encoding ExbD/TolR family protein — translation MRAPLAKVFQEEEAEEINMTPMLDVVFIMLIFFIVTASFVKEAGIDVNRPEAATAVKKQRANILVAISDTGEIWINKRQVDIRAVQANIERLKAENPQGSVVIQADKKATTDTLIKVMDASRAAGAFDVSIAAQES, via the coding sequence ATGAGAGCACCACTTGCAAAAGTATTCCAAGAAGAAGAAGCAGAAGAAATCAACATGACGCCAATGCTGGACGTTGTATTTATCATGCTTATCTTCTTTATTGTAACGGCCTCTTTCGTTAAAGAAGCGGGTATTGATGTTAACCGCCCAGAAGCGGCCACTGCAGTTAAAAAGCAAAGAGCCAATATCCTGGTTGCAATTTCAGATACTGGTGAAATTTGGATTAACAAACGCCAAGTAGACATCCGTGCAGTTCAAGCAAATATTGAGCGTCTTAAAGCGGAGAATCCGCAGGGTAGTGTGGTTATTCAGGCTGATAAAAAGGCAACTACTGACACGCTAATTAAAGTAATGGATGCATCACGCGCAGCTGGCGCATTTGATGTTTCGATTGCAGCACAGGAGTCATAG
- a CDS encoding MotA/TolQ/ExbB proton channel family protein, whose product MVLLLDAINALREFLDTGGQVLLVIGFVTFAMWLLILERFMFVFGKYRGYKNEVLQAWNSRNERNSWNAEQIRQATISRVGIKLNANLPYINVMVALCPLLGLLGTVTGMIEVFDVMAITGSGSARSMASGVSKATIPTMAGMVGALSGVFASTYLQRKAKREVELLEDKMLLDH is encoded by the coding sequence GTGGTTTTATTGCTTGATGCAATTAACGCTTTACGTGAATTCCTTGATACAGGTGGCCAGGTTCTCCTGGTCATCGGCTTCGTAACCTTCGCCATGTGGCTACTTATTCTCGAGCGCTTCATGTTTGTGTTCGGTAAATACAGAGGCTACAAAAACGAAGTCCTACAAGCTTGGAACTCGCGAAATGAGCGTAACAGTTGGAACGCAGAGCAGATAAGACAAGCAACTATCTCTCGCGTGGGGATCAAACTCAACGCCAACTTACCATATATCAATGTCATGGTGGCACTGTGTCCTTTACTAGGACTCCTAGGCACGGTAACTGGCATGATTGAAGTATTTGATGTAATGGCGATCACCGGATCAGGCAGTGCACGCTCTATGGCATCTGGGGTATCAAAAGCAACTATCCCGACAATGGCAGGCATGGTTGGCGCGCTTTCGGGTGTATTTGCATCGACCTACCTTCAGCGTAAAGCCAAGCGTGAAGTTGAGTTGTTAGAAGATAAAATGCTACTAGACCATTAA
- a CDS encoding MotA/TolQ/ExbB proton channel family protein, producing the protein MKFVQKFTKHAIFATTLALTASAHAEQALDLDSLLKTLEQGQTAQTAQNKQREAEFKAQQNNQIQMLNALTGERNQALAKSERLETNFEENEIKLANLSDTLSKRMGTLKELFGVLQQVAGDSSNKFATSVVSAEIKGRDDYMTELAKKMGSTSRLASIEDIEKVWFEMQREMTEQGKVSRFNTEVIVAGGTKQNKEVLRVGAFNLIADGKYLTYNNDTQTLSELTRQPASRFTSTAGELQNAKTGSVDFALDPTGGSILGLLVQAPNTEEQVHQGGAVGYVILGVGLLALLIAIERFVSLMLMGSKINRQLKDSVARDDNPLGRVMKVKEQYPDVAYDTLELKLSEAILREMPKITRNLTLIKIISVVAPLLGLLGTVTGMINTFQAITLFGTGDPKLMAGGISQALVTTVLGLVVAIPTVFLYTLLNTRSRNLLLILQEQSAGIIAERSEKGA; encoded by the coding sequence ATGAAATTCGTACAAAAATTCACTAAACACGCTATTTTCGCAACAACACTTGCGTTAACCGCATCTGCGCATGCTGAACAAGCATTAGATTTAGATTCACTACTAAAAACCTTAGAGCAAGGGCAAACGGCACAAACAGCCCAAAACAAACAACGTGAAGCCGAGTTCAAAGCGCAGCAAAACAACCAAATCCAAATGTTGAATGCGTTAACGGGTGAACGTAACCAAGCGTTGGCTAAATCAGAGCGTCTAGAAACCAATTTCGAAGAAAACGAAATAAAACTGGCCAACCTAAGTGACACGCTTAGCAAACGTATGGGTACATTAAAAGAGCTATTCGGTGTGCTTCAACAAGTAGCTGGCGACAGTTCAAATAAGTTCGCAACGTCAGTTGTATCAGCTGAAATTAAAGGTCGTGATGATTACATGACTGAGCTTGCGAAAAAGATGGGCTCAACATCGCGTCTAGCATCAATCGAAGACATTGAAAAAGTCTGGTTTGAGATGCAACGTGAAATGACGGAACAAGGTAAAGTGTCGCGCTTTAATACCGAAGTTATCGTAGCCGGTGGTACCAAGCAAAACAAAGAAGTGCTTCGCGTCGGTGCGTTTAACTTAATCGCTGATGGTAAATACCTGACTTACAACAATGATACACAAACGCTTTCTGAACTGACTCGTCAGCCAGCGTCTCGTTTCACCTCAACAGCGGGTGAATTACAAAATGCGAAGACCGGTTCTGTCGATTTTGCCCTTGACCCAACAGGCGGCTCAATTCTCGGTCTACTAGTACAAGCGCCAAATACCGAAGAACAAGTACACCAAGGTGGCGCGGTAGGTTATGTGATCCTAGGTGTTGGTTTACTGGCACTACTTATTGCAATTGAGCGTTTTGTATCACTCATGTTGATGGGTTCTAAAATCAACCGTCAGCTTAAAGATAGTGTTGCCCGTGACGACAACCCATTAGGTCGTGTGATGAAAGTGAAAGAGCAATATCCAGATGTGGCTTATGACACGCTAGAGCTCAAACTAAGCGAAGCAATCCTTCGTGAGATGCCAAAGATCACTCGTAACCTGACTTTAATCAAAATTATTTCAGTCGTAGCACCTCTACTTGGTCTACTCGGTACAGTGACCGGTATGATCAACACCTTCCAAGCAATCACCTTGTTTGGTACGGGCGACCCTAAACTCATGGCTGGTGGTATTTCTCAGGCCCTCGTAACCACCGTACTTGGTCTGGTTGTCGCTATCCCAACCGTATTCCTTTACACACTACTAAACACACGTTCTCGTAACTTGCTCCTTATTCTTCAAGAGCAGAGCGCGGGGATCATTGCTGAGCGTAGCGAGAAAGGAGCGTAA
- a CDS encoding DUF3450 domain-containing protein, with amino-acid sequence MKCVNHLLIAGMLATASAGATELNQAMDKSAAINESALKSQGKIDGIADDMQSRLQKFKTLNKEIDGLSVYNAQLEKQIKNQLEEMAAINTSMDQVSVIERQITPLMMRMITGLKQFVELDVPFLPKERAERITQLTNLMERADISSSEKFRRVLEAYQVEVDYGRTIEAYTSLLDVNGQEREVDFLRIGRLELLYVTKDGSQAGFWNKDSNTFDALPDTNISQINKGIRIARKQLAPDMLTLPVQAAE; translated from the coding sequence ATGAAGTGCGTTAACCACTTGCTTATAGCAGGTATGCTAGCAACGGCCTCTGCCGGAGCAACAGAATTAAATCAAGCGATGGACAAAAGTGCAGCTATCAATGAATCTGCATTAAAGTCTCAAGGGAAAATCGATGGTATTGCAGACGATATGCAGTCTCGTTTGCAAAAGTTCAAGACGTTGAACAAAGAAATCGACGGCCTATCTGTTTACAACGCTCAATTAGAAAAACAAATCAAAAACCAACTTGAAGAAATGGCAGCCATTAACACCTCTATGGATCAGGTTTCGGTGATCGAGCGTCAAATCACACCTCTCATGATGCGCATGATCACAGGTCTGAAACAGTTTGTTGAATTAGATGTGCCTTTCCTTCCTAAAGAGCGTGCTGAGCGTATTACTCAGTTAACTAACTTGATGGAGCGTGCTGATATTTCATCAAGCGAAAAGTTCCGCCGCGTACTTGAGGCTTACCAAGTCGAAGTTGACTACGGACGTACTATCGAAGCTTACACCTCATTACTTGACGTGAATGGACAAGAACGTGAAGTAGATTTCCTACGAATTGGTCGTCTTGAGCTGCTTTATGTCACAAAAGATGGCAGCCAAGCTGGTTTTTGGAACAAAGACAGTAATACTTTTGACGCATTACCAGATACCAATATCAGCCAAATCAATAAAGGCATTCGCATCGCACGTAAGCAGTTAGCACCTGACATGTTAACGCTTCCAGTTCAGGCTGCAGAGTAA
- a CDS encoding methyl-accepting chemotaxis protein produces the protein MFKALKFTTKVTVAASLVLVIVLGLFTVNNFLVMRDQTQARLTLVLQEISSSVSQNIANWLNDRLEIVVSIADGHRADDSTEQIRRRLKTADTAGDFKNVFIGTPDGTFVLDDPSIQLPADFDATSRPWYKLAEQKQDTAFTAPYIDVTTNEFTISAVVPVKQGGRFAGVAGGDIDMSTITEIINEIDFLGFGYGFLLDESGKILSHPDTKLNDKPMSELFGKRLSLNRDFTELEIDGTEKLVSFVKMKGIKNVDWYLGVVINKEIAYSSVSSFRNMAAIYMLLGVIAIVVMLQLLLKYLMRPMYNLNAAIKDIAQGEGDLTRRLIVENQDEFGELSDYFNQFIDKIHASITQVKNTTVTLENVVNSLVAQTQDTLSMYTDQSKRTDSVATAINELSSSAQEISNNATHASELASNANKLSVESQHSLTQNIEEIASLTQKMSQAQDTLDGLDKLSGSIGQVLEVIKGVSEQTNLLALNAAIEAARAGEAGRGFAVVADEVRQLAQRTQESTQEIESTIAQLQQGSASAVAVMKASLEDSARSADRANASGTKMQEVSNSIDAIDGVNHAVASATHQQNTVIQTLDSDIHHISDLSLQGSNNLTATLEECKSLKLQFDELEQMVLKFRV, from the coding sequence ATGTTTAAAGCGCTAAAGTTCACCACCAAAGTAACCGTAGCAGCCTCCCTTGTGTTAGTAATTGTGCTCGGCTTATTTACCGTAAACAACTTTCTTGTTATGCGAGACCAAACTCAAGCTCGACTTACCTTGGTTTTACAAGAGATTTCAAGCTCGGTTTCACAGAATATCGCCAATTGGCTCAATGACAGACTTGAAATCGTGGTCTCGATTGCTGATGGACATAGAGCTGATGACTCCACTGAACAGATAAGAAGACGGTTAAAAACCGCAGACACTGCGGGGGATTTCAAAAACGTTTTTATTGGCACGCCAGATGGAACATTTGTGTTGGACGATCCAAGTATCCAACTTCCTGCTGATTTTGATGCGACTAGCCGCCCTTGGTACAAGCTCGCTGAGCAAAAACAAGATACCGCATTTACCGCACCTTATATCGACGTTACCACCAACGAATTCACTATCTCAGCCGTTGTACCTGTAAAACAAGGAGGCCGTTTCGCAGGTGTGGCAGGGGGGGACATCGACATGTCAACCATCACAGAAATTATCAATGAAATTGACTTCTTAGGGTTTGGTTACGGTTTCTTACTTGATGAAAGCGGTAAAATACTCAGTCATCCAGATACTAAACTGAATGACAAGCCGATGTCAGAGCTGTTTGGTAAACGCCTGTCATTAAATCGGGATTTCACGGAGCTTGAAATTGATGGCACAGAAAAGCTCGTTTCATTTGTAAAAATGAAAGGCATTAAAAATGTCGACTGGTATCTTGGCGTTGTCATTAATAAAGAAATTGCCTATTCGTCCGTATCTTCTTTTAGAAATATGGCGGCTATCTATATGCTACTTGGCGTGATTGCGATTGTGGTGATGCTACAACTATTGCTCAAGTATCTGATGCGCCCGATGTATAATCTCAATGCAGCCATCAAAGACATCGCCCAAGGTGAAGGTGACCTTACTCGTAGGTTAATCGTAGAAAATCAAGATGAATTTGGCGAGTTATCCGATTATTTCAACCAATTTATCGATAAAATTCATGCTTCTATTACGCAGGTAAAAAATACTACAGTAACACTTGAAAACGTCGTAAATAGTTTGGTTGCGCAAACGCAAGATACCTTATCTATGTATACAGATCAGTCAAAGCGCACCGATAGCGTCGCGACAGCGATCAACGAGCTTTCTTCAAGTGCACAAGAGATCTCAAACAATGCAACCCATGCTTCAGAACTTGCCAGTAACGCCAACAAGCTTTCTGTTGAAAGCCAACATTCACTCACTCAAAATATCGAAGAAATTGCTTCACTGACACAAAAAATGTCTCAGGCACAAGACACGCTGGATGGATTGGATAAACTCTCAGGCAGCATAGGGCAAGTGCTTGAAGTGATCAAAGGTGTTAGCGAGCAGACCAATTTACTGGCGTTAAATGCTGCCATTGAAGCGGCTAGGGCAGGTGAGGCCGGACGTGGATTCGCCGTCGTTGCCGATGAAGTAAGGCAATTAGCACAGCGCACGCAAGAGTCAACGCAAGAAATCGAAAGCACTATTGCACAACTACAACAAGGTTCTGCTTCAGCTGTGGCCGTAATGAAAGCGAGTTTAGAAGACTCAGCAAGAAGCGCCGATAGAGCCAATGCTTCAGGTACTAAAATGCAAGAAGTGAGCAATTCGATTGATGCCATAGACGGCGTTAACCATGCAGTTGCCAGCGCCACCCACCAGCAAAACACCGTTATCCAAACATTAGATAGCGACATTCATCATATTAGTGACCTCAGCCTGCAAGGCAGCAATAACCTAACCGCAACCCTTGAAGAGTGTAAGTCATTGAAACTACAGTTCGACGAATTAGAACAAATGGTGCTCAAGTTTAGAGTCTAA
- a CDS encoding basic secretory protein-like protein, with translation MVKAGIFLAAMTTFASAPFALANDIDNAAARLKPIAFQSDLAWRQFPLPAVSLSKTTKINHFAWQEIDNKVIEQISYNVARLLYKDMTSAPKLPTLHIVFEDLKGVAYKEGDFNGATIHISANYMENFSTSHSETESVDELIGILYHEIAHAYQLDDHNYKEIGPIIEGIADVVRLKAGYIPDDTQKPGGNYKDGYKNTAFFIDWLSKQSNRDLLQEINAQLDPHDDIKWDWQYFEQSAGVKLDTAWRHYQASLL, from the coding sequence ATGGTTAAAGCAGGAATATTTCTTGCGGCTATGACCACATTTGCAAGTGCGCCGTTCGCACTTGCAAATGACATCGATAATGCCGCAGCGCGATTAAAACCGATCGCGTTTCAGTCAGACTTAGCATGGCGTCAATTTCCTCTACCAGCCGTCTCGCTCAGCAAAACGACTAAAATTAACCATTTCGCATGGCAAGAAATTGATAACAAAGTAATAGAGCAAATAAGTTATAACGTGGCTAGATTACTTTATAAAGATATGACTAGCGCGCCTAAGCTACCAACCCTCCATATCGTCTTTGAAGACCTAAAAGGGGTTGCATATAAAGAGGGCGATTTTAACGGCGCAACAATCCATATCAGCGCAAACTACATGGAAAACTTTTCTACATCGCACAGTGAAACAGAATCAGTCGACGAACTTATCGGTATTCTCTATCATGAAATTGCCCATGCTTATCAGCTAGATGATCATAACTACAAGGAAATAGGGCCAATCATTGAGGGAATAGCAGATGTTGTTAGACTAAAAGCTGGGTATATTCCTGATGATACCCAAAAGCCTGGTGGCAACTATAAAGACGGCTATAAAAATACAGCATTCTTTATCGATTGGTTATCGAAGCAAAGTAACCGAGACCTACTTCAGGAGATCAATGCTCAATTGGACCCACATGACGACATAAAGTGGGACTGGCAATACTTTGAGCAATCAGCAGGTGTTAAATTAGATACTGCTTGGCGACATTATCAAGCGTCGTTACTGTAA
- a CDS encoding GH92 family glycosyl hydrolase, producing MRAKTWALAITQSVLLCATVHATESNTQWVDTFIGTGGDGHTFPGAVVPFGMVQLSPDTDNPMRGVSPQPEIYKRCAGYHYDDHTIVGFSHTHFSGTGHSDLGDLLIMPMTGEVKLDAGTAENPDIGYRSRFSHDQEWSEPGYYGVDLLDYGVKAEVTATTRVGMHKYSFNKAKQGHVLLDLTSAIYNFENKVIWSDIRKINDTTLVAYRATNGWARNRQMYFAIEFSKPIADYQFYNLDNNRYRCMNCLGKDSKHSTIENTAVKMTAGKAVKFVASFDNLDETPLLVKVGLSAVSRKNALENLKTEVPSWDFDNVRENAKSQWANYLDKVDVEGTKAQKRQFYTALYHALQAPNIYQDVNGQYRGVDGEIHDGKGFEHYTLFSLWDTYRALHPLLTYIDPDRVSGMIQSMLVHYQQSYEKMLPIWSFHAHETWTMIGYHAVSVIADAYLKGIRDYDIDLAVEAIENTANNPVYDAIPEYKKFGYVPMDVLPESISITLEYAYDDFAIAKMYEAMGNTSKAKDYYQRAMSYKNVFNKETGYMQGLDSKGNWDPEFDPFEAKYMGPYTEGNAKQYSFYVPHDVAGLIELMGGDDAFEARLDALFDTHLSEEMIKEHEDIAGLIGNYAHGNEPSHHIAYLYNYAGKPWRTQERIRQIMDTLSSDKPDGLAGNDDVGQMSAWYIFSAMGFYPVAPGDLSYAIGAPQVPEVTLKLANGKAFRTVAKGFSDKNKYIKSIKLNGKPLKRSYITHNDIMNGGTLEYQMSSKPNKAWGQSKTQRPPSLSEYK from the coding sequence ATGCGAGCTAAAACTTGGGCGTTGGCAATCACACAAAGTGTGTTGTTATGCGCAACAGTTCACGCCACTGAATCAAATACACAGTGGGTCGATACCTTCATTGGTACTGGCGGTGATGGCCACACCTTCCCTGGCGCAGTCGTGCCATTTGGTATGGTGCAATTAAGCCCAGATACAGATAACCCCATGCGCGGTGTTTCCCCTCAACCAGAAATCTACAAGCGCTGCGCTGGTTATCACTATGACGACCATACTATTGTTGGTTTCTCCCACACGCATTTCTCTGGTACTGGTCACTCAGATCTTGGCGACCTGCTGATCATGCCAATGACAGGCGAAGTAAAACTCGATGCTGGTACCGCTGAAAATCCAGACATAGGATATCGCTCGCGCTTTTCTCACGACCAAGAATGGTCTGAACCTGGCTATTACGGTGTTGACTTACTCGACTATGGTGTGAAAGCCGAAGTCACTGCAACCACGCGAGTGGGTATGCATAAATACAGCTTCAACAAAGCAAAACAGGGTCATGTATTGCTTGATTTGACCTCAGCAATCTATAACTTTGAGAATAAAGTGATTTGGAGCGACATCCGCAAAATAAACGACACCACATTGGTTGCTTACCGCGCAACTAATGGCTGGGCGCGTAACCGCCAAATGTATTTTGCCATCGAGTTCTCAAAACCTATCGCTGACTATCAGTTTTATAATCTAGACAACAACCGTTATCGTTGTATGAATTGCTTAGGAAAAGACAGCAAACACTCTACGATTGAGAATACCGCAGTAAAAATGACAGCAGGTAAAGCCGTTAAGTTTGTTGCAAGCTTTGATAATTTAGACGAAACGCCACTGTTGGTGAAAGTCGGACTTTCTGCAGTTAGCCGCAAAAACGCATTAGAGAATCTTAAAACTGAAGTACCAAGTTGGGATTTTGATAACGTTCGCGAAAATGCCAAGTCTCAGTGGGCAAATTATTTAGATAAAGTCGACGTGGAAGGCACCAAAGCGCAAAAACGTCAGTTCTACACTGCGCTCTACCATGCGCTACAAGCGCCTAATATCTACCAAGATGTCAATGGACAGTATCGAGGCGTTGACGGTGAAATTCATGACGGCAAAGGTTTCGAGCACTATACCTTATTCTCGTTGTGGGATACCTATCGTGCATTACATCCATTGCTCACTTATATCGACCCAGACCGCGTATCCGGCATGATCCAATCTATGCTGGTACATTATCAGCAAAGCTATGAAAAAATGTTACCTATTTGGTCGTTCCATGCCCACGAGACATGGACCATGATTGGTTATCATGCGGTTTCAGTCATTGCTGATGCATATCTAAAAGGGATCAGAGATTACGATATTGATTTAGCAGTAGAAGCAATTGAAAACACGGCTAACAACCCAGTGTACGATGCCATCCCTGAATACAAGAAATTTGGCTATGTACCAATGGACGTACTTCCTGAGTCTATTTCTATCACTCTTGAATATGCTTACGATGATTTTGCCATCGCAAAAATGTATGAAGCGATGGGCAATACCAGTAAAGCGAAAGACTATTACCAACGTGCGATGAGCTATAAAAATGTGTTCAATAAAGAAACCGGTTACATGCAAGGGTTAGATTCAAAAGGAAACTGGGATCCCGAATTTGACCCTTTTGAAGCAAAATACATGGGCCCATACACCGAAGGTAACGCGAAGCAATATAGCTTCTATGTACCGCATGATGTAGCTGGCCTGATTGAATTAATGGGTGGTGATGATGCATTTGAAGCGCGTCTAGATGCACTGTTTGATACCCACCTTTCTGAAGAGATGATCAAAGAGCACGAAGATATTGCAGGCCTGATTGGTAACTATGCCCATGGTAATGAGCCTAGCCATCATATTGCCTATCTATATAACTACGCGGGTAAACCGTGGAGAACCCAAGAGCGTATTCGTCAGATCATGGATACCTTGAGCTCAGACAAACCGGATGGCCTTGCAGGAAATGACGATGTAGGTCAGATGTCTGCTTGGTATATATTTTCAGCGATGGGCTTTTATCCTGTTGCGCCAGGCGACCTAAGCTACGCGATTGGTGCGCCTCAAGTGCCAGAAGTTACCTTGAAACTTGCAAACGGCAAAGCATTTAGAACCGTTGCGAAAGGTTTCAGTGACAAAAACAAATATATCAAGTCCATTAAATTAAATGGAAAACCGCTTAAGCGCAGCTACATCACACATAACGACATTATGAATGGTGGTACATTGGAGTATCAAATGTCTAGCAAGCCGAATAAAGCATGGGGTCAATCCAAGACGCAGAGACCGCCTTCATTGTCGGAGTATAAGTAA